One part of the Gemmatimonadaceae bacterium genome encodes these proteins:
- a CDS encoding TolC family protein: MHRLITLLVLLAAPRATLPAQAADRLTPERAVALGRAHGPLAAHAAARRLVHDGRARTDGAWPNPIAEWRVENLDAPIARDRFATIQLPVDVTGRRVALRQAAGLARDRGRADSAATLRAFDAEVLRAYWRVMLAVELAQIAMTERDARVETATFETGRFREGAVAEVSAMRTQLEADRARVVGASAEAEATRARADLARLIGVATPELPALPALEDVPIDSSASDTSWSLVRERRPELHTTRLAAAESERRWRAETRGLVGDLGFVGGYKGTGGFATGILGVQVPLPLFNRNDGPRLRSQGEFLAARADLLDAELRARAEVHAAALAWAGVRDAGRAGAATLDDRASEIARIAEASYREGAISLVDLLEAQRARADARAAAARWLVDVHLARLELDRATGAPLLR, translated from the coding sequence GTGCATCGCCTCATCACACTCCTCGTCCTGCTCGCGGCCCCGCGGGCGACGCTTCCGGCGCAGGCGGCGGACCGACTGACGCCTGAGCGTGCGGTGGCGCTTGGGCGCGCTCACGGGCCGCTGGCCGCGCATGCCGCCGCCCGCCGGCTGGTGCACGACGGGCGCGCCCGGACCGATGGCGCGTGGCCAAACCCGATCGCCGAGTGGCGCGTGGAGAACCTCGACGCGCCGATCGCGCGCGACCGCTTTGCCACGATTCAGCTGCCGGTTGACGTCACGGGCCGACGCGTTGCACTCCGCCAGGCCGCCGGCCTGGCGCGGGATCGTGGACGCGCCGACTCGGCCGCGACGCTGCGAGCCTTTGACGCCGAGGTGCTGCGCGCCTATTGGCGCGTCATGCTCGCCGTCGAGCTGGCGCAGATCGCCATGACCGAACGGGACGCACGTGTGGAGACGGCGACCTTCGAAACCGGGCGGTTCCGCGAGGGGGCCGTTGCCGAGGTCTCCGCGATGCGCACACAGCTGGAGGCGGATCGCGCGCGCGTGGTCGGCGCGTCCGCCGAGGCCGAGGCGACACGAGCACGCGCGGATCTGGCTCGACTGATCGGGGTCGCGACCCCCGAACTGCCGGCGCTGCCCGCGCTCGAGGACGTGCCGATCGATTCGAGCGCGAGCGACACGTCCTGGTCTCTCGTACGCGAGCGTCGCCCCGAGCTCCACACCACACGCCTCGCAGCCGCGGAGTCCGAGCGCCGCTGGCGCGCCGAAACCCGGGGCCTCGTCGGGGATCTTGGGTTTGTGGGCGGCTACAAGGGTACGGGCGGATTCGCCACGGGCATCCTCGGCGTGCAGGTGCCGTTGCCGCTCTTCAACCGCAACGACGGGCCGCGTCTGCGCTCACAGGGTGAGTTTCTCGCGGCCCGGGCTGATCTGCTCGATGCCGAGTTGCGCGCGCGCGCCGAAGTCCATGCCGCGGCCCTGGCGTGGGCCGGCGTGCGCGACGCCGGGCGCGCAGGCGCGGCGACACTCGACGATCGTGCGTCCGAGATAGCACGCATCGCCGAGGCGTCGTACCGGGAGGGCGCCATCTCCCTCGTTGATCTGCTCGAGGCCCAGCGCGCACGGGCCGACGCGCGTGCCGCCGCCGCGCGCTGGCTCGTGGACGTCCACCTCGCCCGTCTCGAACTCGACCGCGCCACCGGCGCGCCTCTCCTCCGCTGA
- a CDS encoding efflux RND transporter periplasmic adaptor subunit has protein sequence MRRLILLVATGMAAACGKAPPDAAPPNGAPAADTVVLSAESVRIAGFTFDTARQERWTNVVTAPGRVALDPTNTEPIGSIVEGRVAKVYVMPGDRVRRGQVLLAIHSHELMDARATLAKARAATASAGSLQRVATSAADRAERLHGIKALSLAELERARGAKEEADASVATAEAELHRAEALIEHLVGHDALPTDYDEHWVLIRSPIDGQVVARHVDPGNVVLIGAPLVTVSRTSTLVLVVHLPDASASDVRPGSLVRFTTGATGAIVHSARVSRIFPGIDTLTRTVEVHAAIAAAGALRPELFATAEVETGAATSGLVVPAAAVQSFDGDTAVITAEPRDDGLRLTVRRVRVGRRSRDRVEILAGLDANSLVVSGGAAVARAEIIKRRNGGNG, from the coding sequence ATGCGCCGATTGATACTCCTCGTCGCCACGGGCATGGCGGCCGCGTGCGGCAAAGCCCCGCCGGACGCGGCACCGCCTAACGGCGCACCGGCCGCCGATACCGTGGTGCTCTCGGCCGAATCCGTGCGGATCGCCGGCTTCACGTTCGACACCGCGAGGCAGGAGCGCTGGACGAACGTCGTCACCGCACCCGGACGCGTCGCGCTCGATCCCACCAACACGGAACCCATCGGTTCGATCGTCGAGGGGCGCGTCGCCAAGGTCTACGTGATGCCGGGTGATCGCGTGCGGCGAGGGCAAGTGCTCCTCGCGATTCACTCGCACGAACTGATGGACGCCCGGGCCACCCTCGCGAAGGCGCGCGCAGCCACCGCGTCGGCCGGGTCGTTGCAACGGGTGGCGACGAGCGCGGCCGATCGTGCCGAGCGCCTCCACGGCATCAAGGCGCTGTCGCTCGCGGAGCTCGAGCGAGCCCGCGGTGCGAAGGAGGAGGCCGACGCCAGCGTCGCCACCGCCGAGGCCGAGCTGCACCGCGCCGAGGCGCTGATCGAACACCTGGTCGGGCACGACGCGCTCCCGACGGACTACGATGAACACTGGGTGCTCATCCGGTCGCCGATCGACGGCCAGGTGGTCGCTCGCCACGTGGACCCCGGCAACGTGGTGCTCATCGGAGCCCCGCTCGTGACGGTGAGTCGAACGTCGACCCTCGTCCTCGTCGTGCATCTCCCGGACGCGTCGGCGAGCGACGTGCGACCCGGATCGCTGGTGCGATTCACCACCGGCGCGACGGGAGCCATCGTCCATTCGGCGCGGGTCTCCCGGATCTTTCCCGGCATCGACACGCTCACTCGGACGGTGGAGGTGCATGCAGCGATCGCCGCCGCGGGTGCCCTGCGGCCGGAGCTGTTCGCCACCGCCGAGGTGGAGACCGGCGCCGCGACATCCGGGCTGGTGGTGCCGGCAGCCGCCGTGCAGTCGTTCGATGGTGATACCGCGGTGATCACCGCGGAGCCGCGCGACGACGGCCTCCGACTCACCGTTCGCCGCGTGCGGGTGGGACGGCGGTCGCGCGATCGGGTCGAGATCCTCGCGGGGCTCGACGCCAACAGCCTTGTGGTCTCCGGGGGCGCGGCCGTGGCGCGCGCGGAGATCATCAAACGGCGTAACGGCGGCAACGGGTGA
- a CDS encoding efflux RND transporter permease subunit — protein MHRLFGFSVRHRGFVIGACLAIVAAGLWSVMHVPFDAFPDLTGVRVEVITPAPGMAPEDVERLVTFPIESSLMGIPGAHQVRSVSKFGLSLITIPFPDDVDIYFARTLVQQRLGDAKSALPEGIEPGLGPVSTPMGELYQYVLTSDSLTLTELKTLHDYTVRPRLRTVPGVSEVNSWGGFTEQVHVVVDPVRLAAYRLTLADVDRALAENNRTFGGSYLESGGERFTVRGLGRVEQGRELGEIVISAHAGTSVRIRDVAEVRPGTLPRSGAVTRDGEGEVVSGMVLKLRGADSRRVIAAVKERMDEIRAGLPAHVEITPFYDQTDLVRRTTTTIVKNLVEGGLLVIAVLFLFLRNVRASLIVASVIPLSMLFAFIAMRIFGYSANLMSLGALDFGLIVDASVVMVENLVRRLEHSRPTESERPSLVVTAATEVGRPILFGIAIIVAVYLPIFALDGMEGRMFKPMAFTVVTAVVGSLLLAFTYVPAISARLLTHASEKPAPLFEAIRARYANGLEWALAHGRRVVAVAVVLVIAAVGSLASIGTEFMPKLDEGSILITSRRLPSISLDEATRISLQIERIVKRFPEVLTVVTKEGRPDLATEAMGLFEGDLYVILRDKSEWTTARNAEGLVAALDSALAVVPGVEIAFTQPLAMRLDEAESGIRTDLGVKVVSPDIDQNNRVAEQILRVIRTVRGNADASVEVSDGSGQVAIQLDRDALAANGLSVAELQQHLELAMGTRVATELVEGPRRIGVAVRYPDVIRDDINALERLTIRSAGGALLPLNAVARLVPTTGPELIGHEDGQRRALVLSNVRGRDLGSFAEEVRERVAREVTLPPGTFLEWGGQYENQQRAMSRLAVVVPASLVLIFLLLFATFRSVSQSVLVLSNVPFALVGGIAVLWLRGLNLNLSASIGFIALFGIAVLNGVVMVSHMNALRVSGLSLGDAVRHGAIDRLRPVLMTALVASLGFVPMALSTSAGGEVQRPLATVVIGGLVTSTLLTLFVLPTLYLALAHWLAGRSDEARGEGQRGAPELELSPELSGD, from the coding sequence ATGCATCGCCTGTTTGGGTTTTCCGTCCGCCATCGCGGGTTCGTCATCGGCGCCTGCCTGGCGATCGTCGCCGCCGGACTCTGGTCCGTCATGCATGTGCCATTCGACGCGTTTCCGGACCTCACCGGGGTGCGCGTCGAGGTGATCACCCCCGCACCCGGCATGGCGCCCGAAGACGTCGAGCGGCTCGTGACGTTCCCCATCGAGTCGTCGCTGATGGGCATCCCAGGCGCACACCAGGTCCGCTCGGTCTCCAAGTTCGGGCTGTCGCTGATCACGATTCCCTTCCCCGACGACGTCGACATCTACTTCGCGCGCACGTTGGTGCAGCAGCGACTCGGTGACGCAAAGTCCGCACTCCCCGAGGGGATCGAGCCCGGCCTCGGGCCCGTGTCCACGCCGATGGGTGAGCTGTACCAGTACGTGCTCACGTCGGACTCGCTCACGCTTACCGAACTCAAGACCCTGCACGACTACACCGTGCGCCCTCGGCTTCGCACGGTTCCCGGCGTGTCCGAGGTGAACTCGTGGGGCGGATTCACCGAGCAGGTGCACGTCGTCGTGGATCCGGTGCGACTCGCGGCCTACCGCCTGACACTGGCCGACGTGGATCGCGCGCTGGCCGAGAACAACCGCACCTTTGGCGGCTCCTACCTCGAATCCGGTGGCGAGCGCTTTACCGTGCGCGGGCTTGGCCGTGTGGAGCAGGGGCGCGAGCTCGGTGAGATCGTGATCTCCGCGCACGCCGGGACCTCCGTGCGCATTCGCGATGTGGCCGAGGTGCGCCCGGGTACGTTGCCGCGATCCGGTGCAGTCACGCGCGACGGCGAAGGCGAAGTGGTGAGCGGGATGGTGCTCAAGCTGCGAGGCGCCGACTCACGGCGGGTGATCGCCGCGGTGAAGGAGCGCATGGACGAGATCCGCGCCGGCCTCCCCGCGCACGTGGAGATCACGCCGTTCTACGACCAGACGGACCTCGTTCGCCGCACGACCACCACGATCGTCAAGAACCTGGTCGAGGGTGGCCTCCTGGTCATCGCGGTGCTGTTTCTGTTCCTGCGCAACGTGCGCGCGTCGCTCATCGTGGCATCGGTCATCCCGTTGTCGATGCTGTTCGCGTTCATCGCGATGCGCATCTTTGGCTACTCCGCAAACCTCATGAGCCTCGGCGCCCTCGACTTCGGATTGATCGTCGATGCGTCAGTGGTGATGGTCGAGAACCTGGTGCGACGGCTGGAGCACTCACGACCGACCGAAAGCGAGCGCCCGTCACTCGTCGTGACCGCGGCCACCGAAGTCGGGCGGCCGATCCTCTTCGGCATCGCCATCATCGTGGCGGTCTACCTGCCCATCTTCGCGCTCGACGGCATGGAAGGGCGCATGTTCAAGCCGATGGCGTTCACGGTGGTCACCGCCGTCGTCGGTTCGCTGCTGCTCGCGTTCACCTATGTACCGGCCATCAGCGCGCGGCTGCTCACCCACGCCAGCGAGAAGCCGGCTCCGCTGTTCGAGGCGATCCGTGCACGGTACGCCAACGGGTTGGAGTGGGCTCTCGCCCACGGTCGGCGGGTCGTCGCCGTGGCGGTGGTTCTCGTGATCGCGGCAGTCGGGTCGCTCGCGTCGATCGGCACCGAGTTCATGCCGAAGCTCGATGAAGGCTCCATCCTCATCACGTCGCGTCGACTCCCGTCCATCTCGCTCGATGAAGCCACGCGCATCTCCCTGCAGATCGAGCGTATCGTCAAGCGCTTTCCCGAGGTGCTCACCGTCGTCACCAAGGAGGGGCGCCCCGATCTCGCCACCGAGGCGATGGGCCTGTTCGAGGGCGACCTGTACGTGATTCTGCGGGACAAGAGCGAGTGGACTACCGCGCGCAACGCCGAGGGGCTCGTGGCCGCCCTCGACTCCGCCCTGGCCGTCGTGCCCGGCGTCGAGATCGCCTTCACGCAACCGCTCGCGATGCGACTGGACGAAGCGGAGAGCGGAATCCGCACGGACCTGGGCGTGAAGGTCGTGAGTCCGGACATCGACCAGAACAACCGCGTCGCCGAGCAGATCCTGCGGGTGATTCGAACCGTGCGGGGCAACGCCGATGCCTCGGTGGAGGTGTCGGATGGCTCCGGTCAGGTCGCGATTCAGCTGGACCGTGATGCCCTCGCCGCCAACGGCCTCTCGGTAGCTGAACTGCAGCAGCACCTCGAGCTGGCCATGGGGACGCGCGTCGCGACCGAACTCGTGGAAGGTCCGCGTCGCATTGGCGTTGCCGTGCGCTACCCCGACGTGATCCGCGACGACATCAACGCGCTCGAACGCCTGACGATCCGCAGCGCCGGCGGTGCCCTCCTGCCTCTGAACGCGGTGGCGCGGCTCGTCCCCACGACCGGGCCCGAACTCATCGGCCATGAAGACGGCCAAAGGCGCGCACTGGTCCTGAGCAACGTGCGTGGTCGAGACCTCGGGAGTTTTGCCGAGGAAGTGCGCGAGCGGGTCGCGCGCGAGGTGACCCTTCCGCCCGGCACTTTCCTGGAGTGGGGTGGGCAGTACGAAAACCAGCAACGCGCGATGAGTCGCCTCGCCGTGGTCGTCCCCGCGTCGCTCGTGCTGATCTTTCTGCTGCTCTTTGCGACGTTTCGCTCGGTCTCGCAGTCGGTGCTGGTGCTCTCGAACGTGCCGTTCGCCCTCGTCGGCGGCATCGCGGTGCTGTGGCTCCGAGGGCTGAACCTCAATCTGTCGGCCAGCATCGGCTTCATCGCCCTGTTCGGGATCGCCGTCCTCAATGGCGTGGTGATGGTCTCGCACATGAACGCCTTGCGGGTCAGCGGCCTGTCGCTCGGTGACGCGGTGCGGCATGGTGCGATCGATCGACTTCGGCCCGTGCTCATGACCGCGCTCGTGGCGTCGCTGGGCTTTGTGCCGATGGCGCTGTCGACCAGCGCCGGCGGCGAGGTGCAGCGGCCGCTGGCGACCGTGGTGATCGGTGGCCTGGTCACCTCGACGCTGCTGACGCTGTTCGTGCTCCCGACGCTGTACCTGGCGCTCGCCCACTGGCTCGCCGGTCGCAGCGACGAAGCGCGGGGCGAGGGGCAGCGCGGCGCGCCGGAGCTGGAGCTGTCTCCTGAGCTGTCGGGAGACTGA
- a CDS encoding acyl-CoA dehydrogenase, translating to MTGPLTRLTEEEELFRDAVAGFAESEVRPRVQAMEQAAQMDRTLIDKAFELGLMGIEADERFGGAGGSLTMVALAVEEISKVDASSAILVDVQNTLVNYPINTYASDAQKERYLTSLTSGTVGAYALSESGSGSDAFGLATRAELRGDTWVLNGRKMWITNGYEAGVYVVFANARPDAGYRGITAFLVERDFPGFSVGKKEDKLGIRASSTVELILDGCEVPAANVLGPVGQGYKIAIDTLNGGRIGIGAQMIGVAGGALRAAVQYIQERRQFGKALGEFQAIQFQVAQAATELEAARLMVYNAARLRDAGQDIVKEGAMAKLFSSQVCERVTSLCVELFGGYGYTRDFPVEKFYRDAKIGTIYEGTSNMQLQTIAKQVIR from the coding sequence ATGACCGGTCCGCTGACCCGACTCACCGAAGAGGAAGAGCTGTTTCGCGATGCGGTTGCCGGCTTCGCGGAATCCGAAGTCCGCCCTCGTGTGCAGGCCATGGAGCAGGCGGCCCAGATGGACCGCACGCTGATCGACAAGGCGTTCGAACTGGGCCTGATGGGCATCGAGGCCGACGAGCGCTTTGGCGGCGCCGGTGGGTCGCTCACCATGGTGGCGCTGGCGGTCGAGGAGATCAGCAAGGTCGATGCGTCGTCCGCGATCCTCGTTGACGTGCAGAACACGCTGGTGAACTACCCCATCAACACCTACGCATCCGATGCGCAAAAAGAGCGGTACCTCACGTCGCTCACATCCGGCACGGTGGGCGCGTACGCGCTGAGCGAATCGGGCTCGGGCTCCGACGCGTTCGGTCTTGCCACGCGGGCCGAGCTGCGCGGCGACACCTGGGTGCTCAACGGCCGGAAGATGTGGATCACCAACGGCTACGAGGCGGGCGTCTACGTGGTCTTTGCGAATGCCAGACCCGACGCAGGCTACCGCGGGATCACGGCGTTTCTCGTCGAGCGTGACTTCCCGGGGTTCTCGGTGGGCAAGAAGGAGGACAAGCTCGGGATCCGCGCTTCGAGCACGGTGGAGCTGATTCTCGACGGTTGCGAGGTTCCTGCCGCGAACGTGCTCGGCCCTGTGGGACAGGGCTACAAGATCGCGATCGACACCCTCAACGGCGGCCGCATCGGCATTGGCGCGCAGATGATCGGTGTGGCGGGCGGCGCGTTGCGCGCGGCCGTGCAGTACATCCAGGAGCGCCGACAGTTCGGCAAGGCGCTGGGTGAGTTCCAGGCCATACAGTTCCAGGTCGCGCAGGCCGCGACAGAGCTGGAAGCCGCGCGACTCATGGTGTACAACGCCGCCCGCCTGCGCGACGCGGGTCAGGACATCGTGAAGGAGGGCGCCATGGCCAAGCTCTTCTCCTCACAGGTCTGCGAGCGCGTGACCTCGCTCTGCGTGGAGCTGTTCGGTGGCTACGGCTACACGCGCGACTTCCCGGTCGAGAAGTTCTATCGCGACGCCAAGATCGGCACGATCTACGAGGGCACGAGCAACATGCAGCTGCAGACGATCGCGAAGCAGGTGATTCGATAG
- a CDS encoding TolC family protein: MMPGRSGSARLALALAWFALPLPAAGAQTSFTLQQAIERSQRESYGARAAESTRESARQRERSFNARLLPQVSLQSDLPIYNRSIIPVLQPDGSTLFRAQQQNQTGVNLQVAQKLPFTGGDLFVQSSLARIQLAGTQEVRNWNSTPFLVGIRQNLLRPNTLAWDSKEQALQGDAAERTFLEAREDLAIQTAGAFFDHYSARIQLLNATMNAAVNDTLYTLNKGRYEVGKIGENDLLQSELALLRSRNAQSAAQLEFDRTRAALRLQLNLPPDAPLELVVGGEVPDVKADTAVAVEQALRNRAQMTTQELQAVQARRRVTEARLNEGLGATLQASVGYNQSASDFDLAYRDLRNAQRLSVAVTMPLVQWGARSASIQAARADEGRVEANRRLAREQLMQEAHFAVLQLDQSRNQLALSAKADTVANKRFEVAKNRYVIGRIQIDNLYIAQNEKDQAVQQYLQSLRGYWQAFYRLRRSTLYDFVAGREIR, translated from the coding sequence ATGATGCCTGGTCGTTCCGGATCCGCCCGCCTTGCGCTCGCGCTCGCGTGGTTCGCGCTCCCCCTGCCCGCCGCCGGGGCGCAGACCTCGTTTACCCTGCAGCAAGCCATCGAGCGGTCGCAGCGAGAGTCGTATGGCGCCCGCGCTGCCGAAAGCACTCGCGAGTCGGCGCGACAGCGGGAGCGCAGCTTCAATGCCCGGCTGCTGCCGCAGGTCTCGCTGCAGAGTGACCTGCCGATCTACAACCGCTCGATCATTCCGGTGCTCCAGCCCGACGGCAGTACGCTGTTCCGCGCGCAGCAGCAGAACCAGACGGGTGTGAACCTTCAGGTGGCGCAGAAGCTGCCATTCACCGGCGGTGACCTGTTCGTGCAGTCGTCGCTCGCGCGCATCCAGCTCGCCGGAACCCAGGAGGTGCGCAACTGGAACTCGACGCCGTTCCTCGTCGGCATTCGCCAGAACCTTCTGCGGCCGAACACCCTGGCGTGGGACTCGAAGGAGCAGGCGTTGCAGGGCGACGCGGCGGAGCGAACGTTCCTGGAGGCGCGCGAGGACCTCGCGATCCAGACCGCCGGCGCCTTCTTCGACCACTACTCGGCGCGCATCCAGCTGCTGAACGCCACGATGAACGCGGCGGTGAACGACACGCTGTACACGCTCAACAAAGGACGATACGAAGTCGGCAAGATCGGCGAAAACGACCTGTTGCAGAGCGAGCTGGCGCTCCTGCGCTCACGCAATGCGCAGAGCGCGGCGCAGCTCGAGTTCGACCGGACGCGCGCGGCGCTGCGCCTGCAGCTGAATCTGCCACCCGACGCGCCGCTCGAGCTCGTCGTGGGCGGTGAAGTCCCCGACGTGAAGGCCGATACCGCCGTCGCCGTGGAGCAGGCGCTGCGCAATCGCGCGCAGATGACCACCCAGGAGCTGCAGGCCGTGCAGGCCCGGCGCCGGGTGACGGAAGCGCGCCTCAACGAGGGGCTCGGTGCCACCCTGCAGGCCAGCGTGGGCTACAACCAGTCGGCCTCCGACTTCGACCTTGCGTACCGCGACCTGCGCAACGCGCAGCGCCTCTCCGTTGCGGTGACGATGCCCCTCGTGCAGTGGGGCGCCCGGAGCGCCAGCATCCAGGCAGCGCGCGCGGATGAAGGTCGTGTGGAAGCCAATCGGCGACTCGCGCGCGAACAACTCATGCAGGAAGCCCACTTCGCCGTGTTGCAGCTCGATCAGTCGCGCAATCAGCTCGCCCTTTCCGCCAAGGCCGACACCGTCGCGAACAAGCGATTCGAGGTGGCGAAGAACCGCTACGTGATCGGTCGCATCCAGATCGACAACCTCTACATCGCCCAGAACGAGAAGGATCAGGCGGTACAGCAGTACCTGCAGTCGTTGCGCGGGTACTGGCAGGCGTTCTACCGCCTGCGCCGGTCGACGCTGTACGACTTCGTGGCGGGCCGGGAGATCCGGTAG
- a CDS encoding ABC transporter permease, with protein sequence MGTRVAFALRTALVAVGHNTLRAALTSLGILFGVASVIAMLAIGKGAEQEILEQMRLLGSNNILITPLEEQREGPVARDDGKQEPKKYSPGLTFRDAESIARVVPHVDRASAEIVLNSLITREGRRRTGKVVGVDTSHFPLLNLTLAQGQWFNAAQVSQGRPVAIIGHGIRTRFFTTEDPIGRRIKAGDIWLTVVGVLDDRTVSKETSERLGVRDPNMDVYVPVHTMLLRFRNRAQLTQRDIELAARPEQEIDPNAATADPEAVAEQRNYHQLDRIVVRVTEARFVPPVAEILQRMLTRRHNEVIDFEITVPELLLRQEQRTKTIFNVVLGAIASISLVVGGIGIMNIMLASVLERIREIGVRRAMGATQKDILAQFLTEAMLISVAGGVAGIITGVALSFGIERLAGIATVVSLISVVVAFGVSITVGLVFGIVPAYRAARQDPVVCLRYE encoded by the coding sequence CTGGGCACGCGGGTGGCGTTCGCGCTCCGCACCGCACTCGTGGCGGTGGGGCACAACACGCTGCGCGCGGCACTCACCTCGCTCGGCATCCTGTTCGGCGTGGCGTCCGTCATCGCCATGCTCGCCATCGGCAAGGGCGCCGAGCAGGAGATCCTCGAGCAGATGCGCCTGCTCGGGTCCAACAACATCCTCATCACGCCTCTCGAGGAGCAGCGCGAGGGACCGGTGGCGCGCGACGACGGCAAGCAGGAACCAAAGAAGTACTCGCCGGGCCTCACATTCAGGGATGCCGAGTCGATCGCCCGCGTGGTGCCGCACGTGGACCGGGCCAGTGCGGAGATCGTGCTCAACTCGCTCATCACGCGTGAGGGACGTCGGCGCACGGGCAAGGTGGTCGGGGTCGACACCTCGCATTTCCCCCTGCTGAACCTCACGCTCGCCCAGGGGCAGTGGTTCAACGCAGCCCAGGTGTCGCAGGGCCGCCCGGTGGCCATCATCGGTCACGGAATCCGCACGCGCTTCTTCACGACCGAAGACCCGATCGGCCGTCGGATCAAGGCCGGCGACATCTGGCTCACGGTGGTCGGCGTGCTGGACGATCGCACGGTGAGCAAGGAAACGTCCGAGCGACTCGGCGTGCGCGATCCCAACATGGACGTGTACGTGCCCGTGCACACCATGCTCCTGCGCTTCCGGAATCGTGCTCAGCTCACGCAGCGCGACATCGAGCTGGCGGCGCGTCCCGAACAGGAGATCGATCCCAACGCCGCAACGGCTGACCCCGAAGCCGTCGCCGAGCAGCGCAACTATCACCAGCTCGATCGCATCGTGGTGCGCGTGACCGAGGCGAGGTTCGTGCCCCCGGTCGCCGAGATCCTCCAGCGCATGCTCACGCGGCGTCACAACGAAGTCATCGACTTCGAAATCACGGTCCCCGAGCTGCTCCTCCGTCAGGAGCAGCGTACCAAGACGATCTTCAACGTCGTGCTCGGCGCGATCGCGTCGATTTCGCTCGTCGTTGGCGGGATCGGCATCATGAACATCATGCTCGCCTCGGTGCTGGAGCGCATCCGCGAGATCGGCGTGCGCCGGGCGATGGGCGCCACGCAGAAGGACATTCTCGCGCAGTTCCTCACCGAGGCGATGCTCATCTCCGTCGCCGGTGGCGTCGCCGGCATCATCACCGGTGTCGCGCTGAGCTTCGGCATCGAGCGCCTCGCCGGAATCGCGACGGTGGTCTCGCTCATCTCCGTGGTCGTCGCCTTTGGCGTATCGATCACAGTCGGTCTCGTGTTCGGGATCGTGCCCGCCTATCGCGCGGCACGACAGGATCCCGTGGTCTGCCTGAGGTACGAATGA
- a CDS encoding efflux RND transporter periplasmic adaptor subunit: protein MKLPQPRRTAFLALLVVLAVPALWYVTRDGDAEAAEITTAVKKGDFRVVVTNAGELRAVRFVQVQGPPNAQQAESFQMKIASIVPEGTVVKAGDLVAELDRSSIAAKRGEVQLALTKAEAQLEQAQLDSTLNLSKAREDMKSMELALEERRIAREQAQFEAPSVRRQEEIAYEKAERALAQAKVDYKTKTEQAQAKMREVGADVQRQRNKLTVVDEVMAAFTIRAPADGMVIYVKEWNGRKKTAGSQVSPWDPTVATLPDLSQMETITYVNEIDVRKISVGHPAVITLDADPSKRLTGKVTSVANVGEQRPNADAKVFEVRVLLEQADTTLRPGMTSAAAIETYAIKEALYVPLEAVMADGDIPYVYRKRGAGVQRLEVETGAMNDDAVIIRRGLSEGDEILLSPPAVTEGVETVRLPGSGDRPREGAGDTARGQRPLPVPPASPVPAAKEKATATRTSR, encoded by the coding sequence ATGAAGCTCCCGCAGCCACGGAGGACGGCATTCCTTGCCCTCCTCGTCGTCCTCGCCGTTCCGGCGTTGTGGTATGTCACGCGAGACGGCGACGCGGAGGCGGCCGAAATCACGACCGCGGTGAAGAAGGGCGATTTTCGCGTGGTGGTGACCAACGCCGGTGAGTTGCGCGCCGTGCGGTTCGTCCAGGTCCAGGGACCACCCAACGCACAGCAGGCGGAGTCGTTCCAGATGAAGATCGCCTCGATCGTCCCGGAGGGGACGGTGGTCAAGGCGGGCGACCTGGTGGCGGAACTCGACCGGTCGTCGATCGCGGCCAAGCGTGGCGAAGTGCAGCTGGCGCTCACCAAGGCCGAAGCCCAACTGGAGCAGGCGCAGCTCGACTCGACGCTGAACCTGTCGAAGGCGCGCGAGGACATGAAGTCCATGGAACTCGCACTCGAGGAACGGCGCATCGCGCGTGAGCAGGCGCAGTTCGAGGCGCCCTCCGTGCGCCGACAGGAGGAAATCGCCTACGAAAAAGCCGAGCGTGCCCTCGCCCAGGCCAAGGTCGACTACAAGACGAAAACCGAGCAGGCGCAGGCCAAGATGCGTGAGGTGGGCGCCGACGTACAGCGGCAGCGCAACAAGCTCACCGTGGTCGACGAGGTGATGGCCGCGTTCACCATCCGTGCGCCGGCCGACGGGATGGTCATCTACGTGAAGGAGTGGAACGGCCGGAAGAAGACGGCGGGATCGCAGGTGAGTCCGTGGGATCCCACCGTGGCGACACTCCCTGATCTCTCGCAGATGGAGACGATCACCTACGTCAATGAGATCGACGTCCGGAAGATTTCCGTGGGTCATCCGGCCGTGATCACGCTGGATGCCGATCCCTCCAAGCGCCTGACGGGCAAGGTGACGAGTGTGGCCAACGTCGGCGAGCAGCGGCCCAACGCGGACGCCAAGGTCTTCGAGGTCCGTGTGCTGCTCGAGCAGGCCGACACCACGCTTCGACCGGGAATGACGTCCGCGGCCGCGATCGAGACCTACGCGATCAAGGAGGCGCTGTACGTGCCGCTCGAGGCGGTGATGGCCGACGGAGACATTCCCTACGTCTACCGGAAGCGCGGCGCCGGTGTGCAGCGGCTCGAGGTCGAGACCGGCGCGATGAACGACGACGCAGTGATCATTCGCCGTGGCCTGAGCGAAGGTGACGAGATCCTCCTGTCGCCACCGGCCGTGACGGAGGGAGTCGAAACCGTGCGGCTTCCGGGGTCGGGCGATCGCCCCCGCGAGGGGGCCGGGGACACGGCCCGCGGTCAGCGTCCACTCCCGGTCCCGCCGGCCTCGCCGGTCCCAGCGGCAAAGGAGAAGGCAACGGCGACCCGCACGAGTCGTTAG